The following are encoded together in the Ranitomeya imitator isolate aRanImi1 chromosome 4, aRanImi1.pri, whole genome shotgun sequence genome:
- the PPFIBP1 gene encoding liprin-beta-1 isoform X7 has product MMTDASDMLAAALEQMDGIIAGSKALEYSNGLFDCQSPTSPFMGSLRVLHLIEDLRGMLEMMDTDERDGLRCQVPDSTAEVLAEWLQSQMLVNGHITGTSDVYQERLSRLENDKESLVLQVSVLTDQVEAQGEKIRDLEFCLEEHRDKLNATEEMLQQELISRTSLETQKLDLMAEISTLKLKLTSVEKDRSDHEDRYKDTEGLVQEMNELRLRVVEMENERTQYEKKLKSTKSLMAKLSSMKIKVGQTHYEKQRVEHKCQTLKDELDMLKEELELKEADIKKLQEHVDSPLVTAKGATDRDTEVQKMKKAVESLMAANEEKDRKIEELRQALNRYKKVQDMVVLAHGKDVESDDSVISGSNSLVFDSNALSDADKSPSPLPLSLSPSPEEAAATTKPTLEMHTSILQVTIPSFSSTSPPAQKPTDVSKISAKETPGSPDTSEEKRSNLSTEVRTEDITLSPPVKKSSSLDNLKKTVERKPTSPDSGKFETLPPRPPAHGVTAEEENFGTRKARSSFGRGFFKLKNPNKKTSSTPNLAEAEKGSADHLDLAVSPRSSDGGSIHSSPSSPDSKKKPRGIKKLFGRLKRSQSTTLNQEDDLPEEEFKRGGTRSTAGPRLGWSRDLGQAPSDLDTPFAKWTKEQVCGWLRDQGLGSYVNSCKQWIVSGQTLLHASQQDLEKELGIKHPLHRKKLQLALQSLGSEDDSNYGKLDYKWVTRWLDDIGLPQYKTQFDEAKLDGRMLHYMTVDDLLSLKVVSVLHHLSIKRAIQVLRINSFEPNCLRRRPSEESNVTPSEVAQWTNHRVMEWLRSVDLAEYAPNLRGSGVHGGLMVLEPRFNVETMAQLLNIPPNKTLLRRHLATHFNLLVGQQAQQQKQEALSSPEYVLLTATAKVKPRKLPFTNFGTLRKKKQEENEEYVCPMELGQLSANSIIKPFRAGLDLRMLDDEDLDRLEQMEDSEGTVRQIGAFSEGINNLTHMLKEDDMFRDYTARSPSASITDDDSNV; this is encoded by the exons ATGATGACAGACGCCAGTGACATGTTGGCCGCCGCCTTGGAGCAGATGGACGGCATCATCGCCG GCTCCAAGGCTCTGGAATACTCCAACGGCCTCTTCGACTGTCAGTCTCCGACCTCGCCCTTCATGGGCAGCCTCCGGGTGCTGCACCTGATCGAGGACCTGCGGGGGATGCTGGAGATGATGGACACCGACGAGAGGGACGGGCTGAGGTGCCAGGTGCCCGACTCCACCGCGGAGGTCCTGGCCGAGTGGCTGCAGAGTCAGATGCTG GTTAATGGCCACATCACCGGCACCAGCGACGTCTACCAGGAGCGGCTGTCCCGTCTGGAGAATGACAAGGAGTCGCTAGTGCTGCAG GTGAGCGTCCTGACTGACCAGGTAGAGGCACAAGGGGAAAAAATCCGGGACCTTGAATTCTGCCTGGAAGAACACAGAGACAAGCTGAATGCGACCGAGGAGATGTTACAGCAG GAACTAATAAGTCGGACATCGCTGGAAACTCAGAAGTTGGACTTGATGGCTGAGATTTCCACTCTTAAGTTGAAGTTGACTTCGGTGGAAAAAGACAGGAGTGATCATGAGGATCGATACAAGGACACAGAG GGTTTGGTGCAGGAGATGAATGAACTGCGGCTGCGAGTGGTGGAAATGGAGAATGAGCGCACGCAGTACGAGAAGAAGCTGAAGTCCACTAAG tctttAATGGCCAAGCTTTCTAGTATGAAAATCAAGGTGGGTCAGACGCACTATGAAAAGCAGCGGGTGGAGCACAAGTGCCAAACGTTAAAG GATGAACTAGACATGTTAAAGGAAGAACTGGAGCTGAAGGAGGCGGATATTAAGAAGCTGCAAGAGCATGTTGACTCCCCACTGGTGACGGCTAAAGGGGCCACAGACAGAG ATACTGAAGTGCAGAAGATGAAGAAAGCTGTGGAATCGCTAATGGCCGCCAATGAGGAAAAG GACCGGAAGATTGAGGAGCTGCGGCAGGCGCTGAACAGGTACAAGAAGGTGCAGGATATGGTGGTTCTGGCGCACG GTAAAGATGTGGAAAGTGACGACTCCGTGATCTCCGGATCAAATTCTCTGGTATTTGACTCCAATGCATTAAGTGACGCTGACAAATCCCCCTCCCCGCTGCCGTTATCGCTGTCCCCCAGCCCGGAGGAGGCCGCTGCCACCACAAAG cCCACACTGGAAATGCACACCAGTATTCTGCAGGTCACTATCCCCTCGTTCAGCTCTACGTCCCCCCCAGCACAGAAACCGACGGACGTGTCAAAAATTTCTGCAAAAGAGACGCCGGGATCACCGGACACGAG TGAAGAAAAGAGGAGCAACTTATCTACAGAAGTAAGAACTGAGGATATCACATT GTCTCCTCCCGTGAAGAAGTCGAGCAGCCTGGACAACTTAAAGAAGACTGTGGAGCGG AAGCCGACCTCTCCTGACTCTGGAAAGTTTGAGACGCTGCCGCCCCGACCCCCGGCACACGGGGTAACTGCTGAGGAGGAGAATTTCGGCACCCGCAAAGCGAGATCGTCATTCGGCCGAGGTTTCTTCAAGCTGAAAAACCCCAACAAGAAGACGTCGAGCACCCCGAATCTAG CAGAGGCAGAAAAGGGCTCAGCCGACCACCTGGACCTGGCGGTGTCTCCTCGCTCATCGGACGGTGGAAGCATCCACAGCTCGCCATCTTCTCCCGACTCTAAGAAGAAGCCGCGTGGGATTAAGAAGTTATTCGGGAG ACTGAAGAGGAGTCAGTCCACCACCCTAAACCAGGAGGACGACCTCCCGGAAGAAGAGTTTAAGAGGGGTGGGACCAGGTCCACCGCCGGCCCGAGGCTGGGTTGGTCGCGGGATCTTGGTCAGGCTCCCAG TGACCTGGACACGCCATTTGCCAAGTGGACGAAGGAGCAGGTGTGCGGCTGGCTGCGGGACCAGGGGCTGGGCAGCTACGTGAACAGCTGCAAGCAATGGATCGTGTCCGGGCAGACGCTGCTCCACGCCTCGCAGCAGGACCTGGAGAAG GAGCTTGGCATCAAACACCCGCTGCACCGCAAGAAGCTCCAGCTGGCGCTGCAGTCGCTGGGCTCCGAGGACGACAGCAACTACGGGAAGCTGGACTACAAGTGGGTGACAA GGTGGTTGGACGACATCGGTCTCCCTCAGTACAAGACGCAGTTTGATGAAGCAAAGCTGGACGGTCGGATGCTCCATTACATGACCGTG GATGATTTGCTTTCCCTGAAAGTCGTCAGCGTCCTGCACCACCTCAGCATAAAGCGCGCCATTCAGGTCCTGCGAATCAACAGCTTCGAGCCCAACTGTCTGCGCAGAAGACCCTCCGAGGAG tctaatGTGACTCCCTCGGAAGTGGCTCAGTGGACGAATCACCGGGTGATGGAGTGGCTGCGCTCTGTTGACCTGGCGGAGTATGCCCCTAACTTGAGGGGTAGCGGTGTACACGGTGGGCTGATG gtcCTTGAGCCCCGATTTAACGTGGAGACCATGGCTCAACTTCTGAACATCCCGCCAAACaagaccctcctccggcgccacctGGCCACGCATTTCAATCTCCTGGTCGGTCAGCAGGCGCAGCAGCAAAAACAGGAGGCGCTATCCTCGCCGGAATACGTGCTGCTGACCGCAACGGCCAAGGTCAAG CCGAGGAAATTACCGTTTACCAATTTTGGGACTTTACGAAAGAAAAAGCAAGAAGAGAATGAAGAATATGTGTGTCCAATGGAGCTCGGGCAGTTGTCTGCAAACAGCATCATCAAGCCCTTCAGAGCCGGACTGGACCTCAGGATGTTAGACGACGAGGACCTCGATAGACTAGAACAG ATGGAAGACTCTGAGGGAACAGTGCGGCAGATCGGGGCGTTTTCTGAAGGCATCAATAACCTGACG CACATGCTGAAGGAAGACGACATGTTCCGGGATTACACCGCCAGATCCCCCAGCGCCAGCATCACAGACGACGACTCCAACGTGTGA
- the PPFIBP1 gene encoding liprin-beta-1 isoform X3, which produces MMTDASDMLAAALEQMDGIIAGSKALEYSNGLFDCQSPTSPFMGSLRVLHLIEDLRGMLEMMDTDERDGLRCQVPDSTAEVLAEWLQSQMLVNGHITGTSDVYQERLSRLENDKESLVLQVSVLTDQVEAQGEKIRDLEFCLEEHRDKLNATEEMLQQELISRTSLETQKLDLMAEISTLKLKLTSVEKDRSDHEDRYKDTEGLVQEMNELRLRVVEMENERTQYEKKLKSTKDELDMLKEELELKEADIKKLQEHVDSPLVTAKGATDRDTEVQKMKKAVESLMAANEEKDRKIEELRQALNRYKKVQDMVVLAHGKDVESDDSVISGSNSLVFDSNALSDADKSPSPLPLSLSPSPEEAAATTKPTLEMHTSILQVTIPSFSSTSPPAQKPTDVSKISAKETPGSPDTSEEKRSNLSTEVRTEDITLSPPVKKSSSLDNLKKTVERKPTSPDSGKFETLPPRPPAHGVTAEEENFGTRKARSSFGRGFFKLKNPNKKTSSTPNLDRSRSASAPTLAEAEKGSADHLDLAVSPRSSDGGSIHSSPSSPDSKKKPRGIKKLFGRLKRSQSTTLNQEDDLPEEEFKRGGTRSTAGPRLGWSRDLGQAPSDLDTPFAKWTKEQVCGWLRDQGLGSYVNSCKQWIVSGQTLLHASQQDLEKELGIKHPLHRKKLQLALQSLGSEDDSNYGKLDYKWVTRWLDDIGLPQYKTQFDEAKLDGRMLHYMTVDDLLSLKVVSVLHHLSIKRAIQVLRINSFEPNCLRRRPSEESNVTPSEVAQWTNHRVMEWLRSVDLAEYAPNLRGSGVHGGLMVLEPRFNVETMAQLLNIPPNKTLLRRHLATHFNLLVGQQAQQQKQEALSSPEYVLLTATAKVKPRKLPFTNFGTLRKKKQEENEEYVCPMELGQLSANSIIKPFRAGLDLRMLDDEDLDRLEQMEDSEGTVRQIGAFSEGINNLTHMLKEDDMFRDYTARSPSASITDDDSNV; this is translated from the exons ATGATGACAGACGCCAGTGACATGTTGGCCGCCGCCTTGGAGCAGATGGACGGCATCATCGCCG GCTCCAAGGCTCTGGAATACTCCAACGGCCTCTTCGACTGTCAGTCTCCGACCTCGCCCTTCATGGGCAGCCTCCGGGTGCTGCACCTGATCGAGGACCTGCGGGGGATGCTGGAGATGATGGACACCGACGAGAGGGACGGGCTGAGGTGCCAGGTGCCCGACTCCACCGCGGAGGTCCTGGCCGAGTGGCTGCAGAGTCAGATGCTG GTTAATGGCCACATCACCGGCACCAGCGACGTCTACCAGGAGCGGCTGTCCCGTCTGGAGAATGACAAGGAGTCGCTAGTGCTGCAG GTGAGCGTCCTGACTGACCAGGTAGAGGCACAAGGGGAAAAAATCCGGGACCTTGAATTCTGCCTGGAAGAACACAGAGACAAGCTGAATGCGACCGAGGAGATGTTACAGCAG GAACTAATAAGTCGGACATCGCTGGAAACTCAGAAGTTGGACTTGATGGCTGAGATTTCCACTCTTAAGTTGAAGTTGACTTCGGTGGAAAAAGACAGGAGTGATCATGAGGATCGATACAAGGACACAGAG GGTTTGGTGCAGGAGATGAATGAACTGCGGCTGCGAGTGGTGGAAATGGAGAATGAGCGCACGCAGTACGAGAAGAAGCTGAAGTCCACTAAG GATGAACTAGACATGTTAAAGGAAGAACTGGAGCTGAAGGAGGCGGATATTAAGAAGCTGCAAGAGCATGTTGACTCCCCACTGGTGACGGCTAAAGGGGCCACAGACAGAG ATACTGAAGTGCAGAAGATGAAGAAAGCTGTGGAATCGCTAATGGCCGCCAATGAGGAAAAG GACCGGAAGATTGAGGAGCTGCGGCAGGCGCTGAACAGGTACAAGAAGGTGCAGGATATGGTGGTTCTGGCGCACG GTAAAGATGTGGAAAGTGACGACTCCGTGATCTCCGGATCAAATTCTCTGGTATTTGACTCCAATGCATTAAGTGACGCTGACAAATCCCCCTCCCCGCTGCCGTTATCGCTGTCCCCCAGCCCGGAGGAGGCCGCTGCCACCACAAAG cCCACACTGGAAATGCACACCAGTATTCTGCAGGTCACTATCCCCTCGTTCAGCTCTACGTCCCCCCCAGCACAGAAACCGACGGACGTGTCAAAAATTTCTGCAAAAGAGACGCCGGGATCACCGGACACGAG TGAAGAAAAGAGGAGCAACTTATCTACAGAAGTAAGAACTGAGGATATCACATT GTCTCCTCCCGTGAAGAAGTCGAGCAGCCTGGACAACTTAAAGAAGACTGTGGAGCGG AAGCCGACCTCTCCTGACTCTGGAAAGTTTGAGACGCTGCCGCCCCGACCCCCGGCACACGGGGTAACTGCTGAGGAGGAGAATTTCGGCACCCGCAAAGCGAGATCGTCATTCGGCCGAGGTTTCTTCAAGCTGAAAAACCCCAACAAGAAGACGTCGAGCACCCCGAATCTAG ATCGCAGCCGAAGTGCGAGCGCCCCCACTTTAG CAGAGGCAGAAAAGGGCTCAGCCGACCACCTGGACCTGGCGGTGTCTCCTCGCTCATCGGACGGTGGAAGCATCCACAGCTCGCCATCTTCTCCCGACTCTAAGAAGAAGCCGCGTGGGATTAAGAAGTTATTCGGGAG ACTGAAGAGGAGTCAGTCCACCACCCTAAACCAGGAGGACGACCTCCCGGAAGAAGAGTTTAAGAGGGGTGGGACCAGGTCCACCGCCGGCCCGAGGCTGGGTTGGTCGCGGGATCTTGGTCAGGCTCCCAG TGACCTGGACACGCCATTTGCCAAGTGGACGAAGGAGCAGGTGTGCGGCTGGCTGCGGGACCAGGGGCTGGGCAGCTACGTGAACAGCTGCAAGCAATGGATCGTGTCCGGGCAGACGCTGCTCCACGCCTCGCAGCAGGACCTGGAGAAG GAGCTTGGCATCAAACACCCGCTGCACCGCAAGAAGCTCCAGCTGGCGCTGCAGTCGCTGGGCTCCGAGGACGACAGCAACTACGGGAAGCTGGACTACAAGTGGGTGACAA GGTGGTTGGACGACATCGGTCTCCCTCAGTACAAGACGCAGTTTGATGAAGCAAAGCTGGACGGTCGGATGCTCCATTACATGACCGTG GATGATTTGCTTTCCCTGAAAGTCGTCAGCGTCCTGCACCACCTCAGCATAAAGCGCGCCATTCAGGTCCTGCGAATCAACAGCTTCGAGCCCAACTGTCTGCGCAGAAGACCCTCCGAGGAG tctaatGTGACTCCCTCGGAAGTGGCTCAGTGGACGAATCACCGGGTGATGGAGTGGCTGCGCTCTGTTGACCTGGCGGAGTATGCCCCTAACTTGAGGGGTAGCGGTGTACACGGTGGGCTGATG gtcCTTGAGCCCCGATTTAACGTGGAGACCATGGCTCAACTTCTGAACATCCCGCCAAACaagaccctcctccggcgccacctGGCCACGCATTTCAATCTCCTGGTCGGTCAGCAGGCGCAGCAGCAAAAACAGGAGGCGCTATCCTCGCCGGAATACGTGCTGCTGACCGCAACGGCCAAGGTCAAG CCGAGGAAATTACCGTTTACCAATTTTGGGACTTTACGAAAGAAAAAGCAAGAAGAGAATGAAGAATATGTGTGTCCAATGGAGCTCGGGCAGTTGTCTGCAAACAGCATCATCAAGCCCTTCAGAGCCGGACTGGACCTCAGGATGTTAGACGACGAGGACCTCGATAGACTAGAACAG ATGGAAGACTCTGAGGGAACAGTGCGGCAGATCGGGGCGTTTTCTGAAGGCATCAATAACCTGACG CACATGCTGAAGGAAGACGACATGTTCCGGGATTACACCGCCAGATCCCCCAGCGCCAGCATCACAGACGACGACTCCAACGTGTGA
- the PPFIBP1 gene encoding liprin-beta-1 isoform X6: MMTDASDMLAAALEQMDGIIAGSKALEYSNGLFDCQSPTSPFMGSLRVLHLIEDLRGMLEMMDTDERDGLRCQVPDSTAEVLAEWLQSQMLVNGHITGTSDVYQERLSRLENDKESLVLQVSVLTDQVEAQGEKIRDLEFCLEEHRDKLNATEEMLQQELISRTSLETQKLDLMAEISTLKLKLTSVEKDRSDHEDRYKDTEGLVQEMNELRLRVVEMENERTQYEKKLKSTKDELDMLKEELELKEADIKKLQEHVDSPLVTAKGATDRDTEVQKMKKAVESLMAANEEKDRKIEELRQALNRYKKVQDMVVLAHGKDVESDDSVISGSNSLVFDSNALSDADKSPSPLPLSLSPSPEEAAATTKPTLEMHTSILQVTIPSFSSTSPPAQKPTDVSKISAKETPGSPDTSEEKRSNLSTEVRTEDITLSPPVKKSSSLDNLKKTVERKPTSPDSGKFETLPPRPPAHGVTAEEENFGTRKARSSFGRGFFKLKNPNKKTSSTPNLAEAEKGSADHLDLAVSPRSSDGGSIHSSPSSPDSKKKPRGIKKLFGRLKRSQSTTLNQEDDLPEEEFKRGGTRSTAGPRLGWSRDLGQAPSDLDTPFAKWTKEQVCGWLRDQGLGSYVNSCKQWIVSGQTLLHASQQDLEKELGIKHPLHRKKLQLALQSLGSEDDSNYGKLDYKWVTRWLDDIGLPQYKTQFDEAKLDGRMLHYMTVDDLLSLKVVSVLHHLSIKRAIQVLRINSFEPNCLRRRPSEESNVTPSEVAQWTNHRVMEWLRSVDLAEYAPNLRGSGVHGGLMVLEPRFNVETMAQLLNIPPNKTLLRRHLATHFNLLVGQQAQQQKQEALSSPEYVLLTATAKVKPRKLPFTNFGTLRKKKQEENEEYVCPMELGQLSANSIIKPFRAGLDLRMLDDEDLDRLEQMEDSEGTVRQIGAFSEGINNLTHMLKEDDMFRDYTARSPSASITDDDSNV, from the exons ATGATGACAGACGCCAGTGACATGTTGGCCGCCGCCTTGGAGCAGATGGACGGCATCATCGCCG GCTCCAAGGCTCTGGAATACTCCAACGGCCTCTTCGACTGTCAGTCTCCGACCTCGCCCTTCATGGGCAGCCTCCGGGTGCTGCACCTGATCGAGGACCTGCGGGGGATGCTGGAGATGATGGACACCGACGAGAGGGACGGGCTGAGGTGCCAGGTGCCCGACTCCACCGCGGAGGTCCTGGCCGAGTGGCTGCAGAGTCAGATGCTG GTTAATGGCCACATCACCGGCACCAGCGACGTCTACCAGGAGCGGCTGTCCCGTCTGGAGAATGACAAGGAGTCGCTAGTGCTGCAG GTGAGCGTCCTGACTGACCAGGTAGAGGCACAAGGGGAAAAAATCCGGGACCTTGAATTCTGCCTGGAAGAACACAGAGACAAGCTGAATGCGACCGAGGAGATGTTACAGCAG GAACTAATAAGTCGGACATCGCTGGAAACTCAGAAGTTGGACTTGATGGCTGAGATTTCCACTCTTAAGTTGAAGTTGACTTCGGTGGAAAAAGACAGGAGTGATCATGAGGATCGATACAAGGACACAGAG GGTTTGGTGCAGGAGATGAATGAACTGCGGCTGCGAGTGGTGGAAATGGAGAATGAGCGCACGCAGTACGAGAAGAAGCTGAAGTCCACTAAG GATGAACTAGACATGTTAAAGGAAGAACTGGAGCTGAAGGAGGCGGATATTAAGAAGCTGCAAGAGCATGTTGACTCCCCACTGGTGACGGCTAAAGGGGCCACAGACAGAG ATACTGAAGTGCAGAAGATGAAGAAAGCTGTGGAATCGCTAATGGCCGCCAATGAGGAAAAG GACCGGAAGATTGAGGAGCTGCGGCAGGCGCTGAACAGGTACAAGAAGGTGCAGGATATGGTGGTTCTGGCGCACG GTAAAGATGTGGAAAGTGACGACTCCGTGATCTCCGGATCAAATTCTCTGGTATTTGACTCCAATGCATTAAGTGACGCTGACAAATCCCCCTCCCCGCTGCCGTTATCGCTGTCCCCCAGCCCGGAGGAGGCCGCTGCCACCACAAAG cCCACACTGGAAATGCACACCAGTATTCTGCAGGTCACTATCCCCTCGTTCAGCTCTACGTCCCCCCCAGCACAGAAACCGACGGACGTGTCAAAAATTTCTGCAAAAGAGACGCCGGGATCACCGGACACGAG TGAAGAAAAGAGGAGCAACTTATCTACAGAAGTAAGAACTGAGGATATCACATT GTCTCCTCCCGTGAAGAAGTCGAGCAGCCTGGACAACTTAAAGAAGACTGTGGAGCGG AAGCCGACCTCTCCTGACTCTGGAAAGTTTGAGACGCTGCCGCCCCGACCCCCGGCACACGGGGTAACTGCTGAGGAGGAGAATTTCGGCACCCGCAAAGCGAGATCGTCATTCGGCCGAGGTTTCTTCAAGCTGAAAAACCCCAACAAGAAGACGTCGAGCACCCCGAATCTAG CAGAGGCAGAAAAGGGCTCAGCCGACCACCTGGACCTGGCGGTGTCTCCTCGCTCATCGGACGGTGGAAGCATCCACAGCTCGCCATCTTCTCCCGACTCTAAGAAGAAGCCGCGTGGGATTAAGAAGTTATTCGGGAG ACTGAAGAGGAGTCAGTCCACCACCCTAAACCAGGAGGACGACCTCCCGGAAGAAGAGTTTAAGAGGGGTGGGACCAGGTCCACCGCCGGCCCGAGGCTGGGTTGGTCGCGGGATCTTGGTCAGGCTCCCAG TGACCTGGACACGCCATTTGCCAAGTGGACGAAGGAGCAGGTGTGCGGCTGGCTGCGGGACCAGGGGCTGGGCAGCTACGTGAACAGCTGCAAGCAATGGATCGTGTCCGGGCAGACGCTGCTCCACGCCTCGCAGCAGGACCTGGAGAAG GAGCTTGGCATCAAACACCCGCTGCACCGCAAGAAGCTCCAGCTGGCGCTGCAGTCGCTGGGCTCCGAGGACGACAGCAACTACGGGAAGCTGGACTACAAGTGGGTGACAA GGTGGTTGGACGACATCGGTCTCCCTCAGTACAAGACGCAGTTTGATGAAGCAAAGCTGGACGGTCGGATGCTCCATTACATGACCGTG GATGATTTGCTTTCCCTGAAAGTCGTCAGCGTCCTGCACCACCTCAGCATAAAGCGCGCCATTCAGGTCCTGCGAATCAACAGCTTCGAGCCCAACTGTCTGCGCAGAAGACCCTCCGAGGAG tctaatGTGACTCCCTCGGAAGTGGCTCAGTGGACGAATCACCGGGTGATGGAGTGGCTGCGCTCTGTTGACCTGGCGGAGTATGCCCCTAACTTGAGGGGTAGCGGTGTACACGGTGGGCTGATG gtcCTTGAGCCCCGATTTAACGTGGAGACCATGGCTCAACTTCTGAACATCCCGCCAAACaagaccctcctccggcgccacctGGCCACGCATTTCAATCTCCTGGTCGGTCAGCAGGCGCAGCAGCAAAAACAGGAGGCGCTATCCTCGCCGGAATACGTGCTGCTGACCGCAACGGCCAAGGTCAAG CCGAGGAAATTACCGTTTACCAATTTTGGGACTTTACGAAAGAAAAAGCAAGAAGAGAATGAAGAATATGTGTGTCCAATGGAGCTCGGGCAGTTGTCTGCAAACAGCATCATCAAGCCCTTCAGAGCCGGACTGGACCTCAGGATGTTAGACGACGAGGACCTCGATAGACTAGAACAG ATGGAAGACTCTGAGGGAACAGTGCGGCAGATCGGGGCGTTTTCTGAAGGCATCAATAACCTGACG CACATGCTGAAGGAAGACGACATGTTCCGGGATTACACCGCCAGATCCCCCAGCGCCAGCATCACAGACGACGACTCCAACGTGTGA